CAAAGTCTTTATCTGTTACATTTATCAATGGGGCTCCTACTTTTGCTTTTATCAATGATATGTATTTCTTATTACATTCATTCTCTATGCCTACTGAATCCTCATACTTCCCATTTGTTGTTGATGTGAATTCTATTTGAGCTACTATGCTTGAGCCTGGATCACCCGCTTTTGATAACGTAAAACCGCCTATTGGGCTTAGTATCTTAAATCCTGGCGTATTCCTTTGTAGTTGGATATTCTTTAACTTTACTTCTCGTTCTGCTAAGTTTGTTATTGTTAATTTCTTTACTACTTTTACGCCTGGAAATAATGTGCCAAAGTTTACTGGGGATGGCGTTATTGTTACATTGAATGCATTATACTGTATTGTATCTATTGTATAATTCCCTGCTTGGTCTGATATTATAACTACTGCTTGGGCATTCTGACTTAAATCTATTACTTTCAATGAATACTTTACTTCCCTATCCGTGCCTGGTATGAAATCTGCTACTGTTATACTATAATTATATGTTGCATCTGGATCTAAATCTATTGTTGATATATTGCTCCTTATTTTACTGTCATCTGGTAAATCTGTTGTGGTTGCTTCATAGTTTCCAAAACAATCAATTGTATCTTTTATTACTGGTGCATCCTTATCTGGTCTTGACAAATCTCCTACAGCAACTGATAATGGATATCCATAACTATCAAAACTTCCAAATCCATATATATATCCTGCAAATGGCTTAGGACCTCTTACTCTGTATGTTCCTGGATTTATTGCTATTGTTTTCCCAATGTATGTTACCCCATTTATTTTAGTTGGGAACTTTTTAACATCAAATCCAAATTTGCTTGGGAAAGACTCCCATTTATCTGTACCGCCTTGAGCTATTTCAATGTCATTATAACCAGCAGAATCACATACAAAATTTACATAATTTTTTGGGAAATCAGCTGATGGAGTAGTAAATATTAATTGATTTTGATATTGCTCAACAGGAGTAAGAACTAACATAAAAGGATCACTTTCTACTCCATCCCAGTTTTGAGAATTATTATATTGAGCTATATAAATAGGTTTATCCCCAGTAAATTCTATTAACTCCCTTTTATTATGCAAATAATTAAACCAGCCTTCTCCTTCTTTACCACCTTTTTTAGGTAATTTACCCCAAACAGTACCATTTATTGATACTGTTGTGTTATCTTCACCAGCAAAAATTCTATACATATCGGTCTTGATTCTTGTAGCAAATGGAATTGAATGATATAATTTACCCCACGCTGAAACTGGCAACATCATTTCTTCAATGTGATCACAAGCTGCAAACCGTGCATCAGGTAAATATGTACAATTTTGACCACTCATAACCGCAACAGGCTTACTACTCTGAATTAAAGTACCTGTTAAATCTGCCAAAGTAACATCAGATAAAGCCCCAAATACGTCACCTTTATTCATTGAAATATTAAAAGGACCTTTAGAACCACTATAATTTGGTAATTTTTGATCTGAAGGTAATGTAATCAAAACATCTGTTTCATCATAAGGAGAAACAATAACAAATTCAGAAGGTAATCTTTGAGTTGTTCCAATTTCAGCAGCAGATGCAACAAGATATTCTTTACCTAATCCATTTGTTGGAAGAATTAACATACCATCACTTGTAAAAGAAGTTCTGTTCATTCCATAAACTACTATTGGTGCAACTGATTCAACATGAATTGCTTTATTTGGATAAACTTCAGCGTTCGGAATAGGAGAATTATCATCCCTTACTGTTCCATATTGAGCATCTACATTTGAAAGGTCATAAGTTATAATATCATATGGAACTGTAAATAAAGATTTTAATATCTTAGAAGTCCCAATAGAAATAGTAACTTTGGTTCTAGTACCTGCTGTAATGTACAATCTACAATATTTAATGGTTGCTCCAAATTCCCAATTATGTGGAAATGAAAACCAATAATCTTTGCCAGAATTACTTGGTCCGAAAGGGATTGATGGTAAGTTCTTACCCCCTTGAGAGAATATAGTTCCATTAAGCAACAAGATAGTTAAAGATACAAAAAGTAATAATTTTTTCATAATGAAAATTAATTATATTTATAAATAAAGAGATTAAAATTTAAGATTATTTCTAAATTGATTTTTAATAAAACAAACGATTTTTTTACATATTAATAGAATTCAAACATATAAAATATAAATGAATTAAAATTAAATTTTATTGGTAAATAAATAACAATCTCAATCTCAAATTATTACATTAAAAAACCAAAAAAGACCTCAAAGAAAAGAAAATCAATTCTCTTTAAGGTCTTTTTCTTATTTCTATCCCTTTAATCTACTTCACTACTGTCATCATCTTTGTCTCTGTCCATACTCCCGACTTTATTGTGTAGTAATAATTTCCACTCGGTAAATTTCCTACATCTACTGTTAACTCATAATTCCCTGCCTTTTGATCCTCCGATACCAATCTCTGTATCTCTTTTCCCTCCATATTCTGTAACACTATCTCTGTTCTTCCTTCTAATCCTATACTGTACTTTATCTTTGTACTAGGATTAAATGGATTTGGGACATTTTGGCTCAGTGTATATGTTCCATTTATTAACTCTATTGCTCGTAAACTTAACCCACATATTGGATATATATCTATCTTTGTTGTTGATGGATTTATTGTTGTACAACCTTGATTTGTTATGATCTTTACATCTATTTCACGCTCTAACTTCTCCGTTAATTGTACATCCATATTGAACTTTAACAACTCTCCTGATGTGGTAAATCCTCCAGGATTCTGTACATCTATTACATAGATGCCTGCTTTGCTTAAGTTATTCTTTGTATACGATACGCCTGCTCCTCCTATCTGGATACTTGACTCATCTATACTCAACTGTACTGGATCATAATTTATTGTTAACTGTATGCTCTTTAAATCCACTAAATTACTAAACCCACCTAACAACGATACTACACAGCCTAACTTCCCGCCTATCTCTCCCTTATTATCCCTTGTGCCTGTTAACACTACTCCACTACTTATTGTCTCTGCATAACTGCTTCCACTTATATCTAATAACATTGGGCTCGTTGGTGTGCCTGCATCATGAGTTACTTCTAGTTTCCCTACTTCCTTACCTGTTTTGCTTGGACTATACTTTATCCCTATCTGTCGCTTCTCGCCTGGCTTTAATGTGAAACTTGTTACTCCACTTACCAAACTGAAATCTCCTGATAAACCTATCAACTTTAACCCTAATACCTTCACATCCTTCTGACCACTATTGCTTACCTCTGCATTTAATATCGTATCCTTTGGTGCACATATATTATCCGCATTCGCTCCTTTCCCAACTATACTCGTTGATAATGAAAATCCATTCCCTGACCACTTTGATGTTGTATCTACTCCATCTAATGTTATTGCTTTCATTCTTGCTACTCTTTGTCCTACCGCTTTCGCTATGAATGATCCTTTCATTGTATAGGTCGTATTCCCTGGCTTTAATACTATTGGGGTTGCTAACTTTACATTTACCACACTCTCACTTGAGCTGTAATCGTTCTCTGGGGTTTGATTACTAAACTCCCACTCTGTTATTGTTACTGAATCTAAATACTGTCCTACTGCTTGAAATTCTACATCTCTGATTGTACTTACTGTTGTCCCTACTTCCATTGTTCCATAATCATAATCTTGGGTTATCAACCCTGGACGGGTGCCAAATCCATCTAATGTTGATTTTACTCCACTTGGTCCTTGTACCACATTGTAGTTCATCACCATCTGTCTCCCTGCTGTTGTTGTTGGATTAAACTCTACATCTAAACCTACTGAATCATTCGCTGATATATTTAAATCTGACAATGCATCTAATGTTGTTTGGGGTAATCTGAAATCATTTATATCTCCAGTACTTGCCAACAACCCTCTTATTATCGCTGGGGCTGTTCCATAATTCTTTAACATCACTTTTCCTGTATACCATCCTGTCCCTACTCGCTTCCTTCCCCAATCATAATTTGTTGCTATCAATTGTGGTTGTATTCCCTTTCCTTGCAATATCCCCAAACTATCTACACCTGTTGCATTACTGCTGAATACTATTGTATCTAAATAACTTGCTACACTTCCTGGACTAAATGTTATTCTTAACGTCTTTGATTCTCCTGGGGCTAAATCAAATGGAAATGCCAACATTCCATCTACTAATTTAAACTCTAGCTTCTTTGGTCCTTTTGCTCCTGTTACCGTTAGTATCGCATCACTTAATGCTGGATCTATTGGATTTGATACTTCTATTGTATATGCTGGACTTGTTGTATTTACTATCAATGTTCCAAAGTCTTTATCTGTTACATTTATCAATGGGGCTCCTACTTTTGCTTTTATCAATGATATGTATTTCTTATTACATTCATTCTCTATGCCTACTGAATCCTCATACTTCCCATTTGTTGTTGATGTGAATTCTATTTGAGCTACTATGCTTGAGCCTGGATCACCCGCTTTTGATAACGTAAAACCGCCTATTGGGCTTAGTATCTTAAATCCTGGCGTATTCCTTTGTAGTTGGATATTCTTTAACTTTACTTCTCGTTCTGCTAAGTTTGTTATTGTTAATTTCTTTACTACTTTTACACCTGGAAATAATGTGCCAAAGTTTACTGGGGATGGCGTTATTGTTACATTGAATGCATTATACTGTATTGTATCTATTGTATAATTCCCTGCTTGGTCTGATATTATAACTACTGCTTGGGCATTCTGACTTAAATCTATTACTTTCAATGAATACTTTACTTCCCTATCCGTGCCTGGTATGAAATCTGCTACTGTTATACTATAATTATATGTTGCATCTGGATCTAAATCTATTGTTGATATATTGCTTCTTATTTTACTGTCATCTGGTAAATCTGTTGTGGTTGCTTCATAGTTTCCAAAACAATCGATTGTATCTTTTATTACTGGTGCATCCTTATCTGGTCTTGACAAATCTCCTACAGCAACTGATAATGGATATCCATAACTATCAAAACTTCCAAATCCATATATATATCCTGCAAATGGCTTAGGACCTCTTACTCTGTATGTTCCTGGATTTATTGCTATTGTTTTAGCAATGTAAGTAACCCCATTTATTTTAGTTGGAAATCTTTTGAAATCAAATCCAAATTTGCTTGGGAAAGACTCCCATTTATCTGTACCGCCTTGAGCTATTTCAATGTCATTATAACCAGCAGAATCACATACAAAATTTACAAAATTTGCTGGATAATCAGCTGATGGGGTAGTGAATAACAATTGAGTTTGATATTGCTCAACAGGAGTAAGAACTAACATAAAAGGATCGCTTTCTACTCCATCCCAGTTCTGAGAATTGTTAATCTGTTGTACATAAATAGGTTTATCTCCAGTAAATTCTATTAATTCTCTTTTATCATGTAAATAACTAAACCAACCTTCACCTTCATTCCCACCTTTTTTATTTAAAGTACCCCATTCAGTACCATTTATAAATATTTTAGTATTATCAGCACCAGCAAAAACTCTATAAAGATCTGTTTTTCTTCTTGTTGCGAAAGGAATTGAATGATATATTTTACCCCAAGCGGTAACTGGTAACATCATTTCTTCAATATGATCACAAGCTGAGTATCTTGGGTCAGGTAACCAAGGGCATAAACATCCAGAACAAACTGATATTGGTTTATTAGCAATTATTTTAGTTCCAGAAAAATCTGCATATTGATCAATAGATTGACAAGAAAATCCATCTCCTTTATTCATTGTAATATTAAAAGGACCATTTTTTCCATTATGATTAGGAGATCTTTGTCCAGAAGGTAATTCAATAGTAATTTCTGTATCATCAAATGGAGATGATATAACGAATTGAGATGGGAATTTTCCAGCAAAAGCAGATCCCTGTAAATTATCTGGTCCGGCTGCAATAATATATTCTTTTCCGATAGCATTTGTTGGTAATAACAACATACCATCACTTGTAAACGAAGTTCTGTTCATTCCATAAACTACAATTGGTGCATCAGCTTTTACATAAACAGCTTTACCTGGATAAACTTGATCGTCACTTACTGGATCAGTAGTTGAAAATGGAAACATCTGTGCATCTATTGTAGATAAATCATAAGTAACAATATCAAATGGTACAGTATAAATTGTTTTCTTATTTTTAGAGCCAATTGCAATTGTTACTTTGGTTCTAACTCCAGCAGTAATATATAACCTACAATACTTAATTGAAGCACCATATTCATAATTTGCAGGAAAATTAAAATAATATTCTTTTCCAGAATTTGAAGGTCCGAATGGAATATTTGGTAATGGCTTACCATTTTGAGCAAATGAAAAACTTAATACAATTAGAAAATTAATTGTAAATAGTAGTAGATTTCTGTACATTAATATTAGATTTTGTTTAAATGATATGCTTAACTTTTTATTATTTAAGGTTACTAATAAAATCTAACTAGATTTAAATTAGAAACAATTATATTTTATTAAAAAATATTCATAATAGAATTTTTAAAGACACTCAAAACTATACAAAAGATTCAAATAATTAAATTAAAATATGATATACATAACTATTCTGTTTAGT
Above is a window of Chlorobiota bacterium DNA encoding:
- a CDS encoding choice-of-anchor D domain-containing protein, whose protein sequence is MKKLLLFVSLTILLLNGTIFSQGGKNLPSIPFGPSNSGKDYWFSFPHNWEFGATIKYCRLYITAGTRTKVTISIGTSKILKSLFTVPYDIITYDLSNVDAQYGTVRDDNSPIPNAEVYPNKAIHVESVAPIVVYGMNRTSFTSDGMLILPTNGLGKEYLVASAAEIGTTQRLPSEFVIVSPYDETDVLITLPSDQKLPNYSGSKGPFNISMNKGDVFGALSDVTLADLTGTLIQSSKPVAVMSGQNCTYLPDARFAACDHIEEMMLPVSAWGKLYHSIPFATRIKTDMYRIFAGEDNTTVSINGTVWGKLPKKGGKEGEGWFNYLHNKRELIEFTGDKPIYIAQYNNSQNWDGVESDPFMLVLTPVEQYQNQLIFTTPSADFPKNYVNFVCDSAGYNDIEIAQGGTDKWESFPSKFGFDVKKFPTKINGVTYIGKTIAINPGTYRVRGPKPFAGYIYGFGSFDSYGYPLSVAVGDLSRPDKDAPVIKDTIDCFGNYEATTTDLPDDSKIRSNISTIDLDPDATYNYSITVADFIPGTDREVKYSLKVIDLSQNAQAVVIISDQAGNYTIDTIQYNAFNVTITPSPVNFGTLFPGVKVVKKLTITNLAEREVKLKNIQLQRNTPGFKILSPIGGFTLSKAGDPGSSIVAQIEFTSTTNGKYEDSVGIENECNKKYISLIKAKVGAPLINVTDKDFGTLIVNTTSPAYTIEVSNPIDPALSDAILTVTGAKGPKKLEFKLVDGMLAFPFDLAPGESKTLRITFSPGSVASYLDTIVFSSNATGVDSLGILQGKGIQPQLIATNYDWGRKRVGTGWYTGKVMLKNYGTAPAIIRGLLASTGDINDFRLPQTTLDALSDLNISANDSVGLDVEFNPTTTAGRQMVMNYNVVQGPSGVKSTLDGFGTRPGLITQDYDYGTMEVGTTVSTIRDVEFQAVGQYLDSVTITEWEFSNQTPENDYSSSESVVNVKLATPIVLKPGNTTYTMKGSFIAKAVGQRVARMKAITLDGVDTTSKWSGNGFSLSTSIVGKGANADNICAPKDTILNAEVSNSGQKDVKVLGLKLIGLSGDFSLVSGVTSFTLKPGEKRQIGIKYSPSKTGKEVGKLEVTHDAGTPTSPMLLDISGSSYAETISSGVVLTGTRDNKGEIGGKLGCVVSLLGGFSNLVDLKSIQLTINYDPVQLSIDESSIQIGGAGVSYTKNNLSKAGIYVIDVQNPGGFTTSGELLKFNMDVQLTEKLEREIDVKIITNQGCTTINPSTTKIDIYPICGLSLRAIELINGTYTLSQNVPNPFNPSTKIKYSIGLEGRTEIVLQNMEGKEIQRLVSEDQKAGNYELTVDVGNLPSGNYYYTIKSGVWTETKMMTVVK
- a CDS encoding choice-of-anchor D domain-containing protein; this encodes MYRNLLLFTINFLIVLSFSFAQNGKPLPNIPFGPSNSGKEYYFNFPANYEYGASIKYCRLYITAGVRTKVTIAIGSKNKKTIYTVPFDIVTYDLSTIDAQMFPFSTTDPVSDDQVYPGKAVYVKADAPIVVYGMNRTSFTSDGMLLLPTNAIGKEYIIAAGPDNLQGSAFAGKFPSQFVISSPFDDTEITIELPSGQRSPNHNGKNGPFNITMNKGDGFSCQSIDQYADFSGTKIIANKPISVCSGCLCPWLPDPRYSACDHIEEMMLPVTAWGKIYHSIPFATRRKTDLYRVFAGADNTKIFINGTEWGTLNKKGGNEGEGWFSYLHDKRELIEFTGDKPIYVQQINNSQNWDGVESDPFMLVLTPVEQYQTQLLFTTPSADYPANFVNFVCDSAGYNDIEIAQGGTDKWESFPSKFGFDFKRFPTKINGVTYIAKTIAINPGTYRVRGPKPFAGYIYGFGSFDSYGYPLSVAVGDLSRPDKDAPVIKDTIDCFGNYEATTTDLPDDSKIRSNISTIDLDPDATYNYSITVADFIPGTDREVKYSLKVIDLSQNAQAVVIISDQAGNYTIDTIQYNAFNVTITPSPVNFGTLFPGVKVVKKLTITNLAEREVKLKNIQLQRNTPGFKILSPIGGFTLSKAGDPGSSIVAQIEFTSTTNGKYEDSVGIENECNKKYISLIKAKVGAPLINVTDKDFGTLIVNTTSPAYTIEVSNPIDPALSDAILTVTGAKGPKKLEFKLVDGMLAFPFDLAPGESKTLRITFSPGSVASYLDTIVFSSNATGVDSLGILQGKGIQPQLIATNYDWGRKRVGTGWYTGKVMLKNYGTAPAIIRGLLASTGDINDFRLPQTTLDALSDLNISANDSVGLDVEFNPTTTAGRQMVMNYNVVQGPSGVKSTLDGFGTRPGLITQDYDYGTMEVGTTVSTIRDVEFQAVGQYLDSVTITEWEFSNQTPENDYSSSESVVNVKLATPIVLKPGNTTYTMKGSFIAKAVGQRVARMKAITLDGVDTTSKWSGNGFSLSTSIVGKGANADNICAPKDTILNAEVSNSGQKDVKVLGLKLIGLSGDFSLVSGVTSFTLKPGEKRQIGIKYSPSKTGKEVGKLEVTHDAGTPTSPMLLDISGSSYAETISSGVVLTGTRDNKGEIGGKLGCVVSLLGGFSNLVDLKSIQLTINYDPVQLSIDESSIQIGGAGVSYTKNNLSKAGIYVIDVQNPGGFTTSGELLKFNMDVQLTEKLEREIDVKIITNQGCTTINPSTTKIDIYPICGLSLRAIELINGTYTLSQNVPNPFNPSTKIKYSIGLEGRTEIVLQNMEGKEIQRLVSEDQKAGNYELTVDVGNLPSGNYYYTIKSGVWTETKMMTVVK